A single genomic interval of Sceloporus undulatus isolate JIND9_A2432 ecotype Alabama chromosome 2, SceUnd_v1.1, whole genome shotgun sequence harbors:
- the GMPPB gene encoding mannose-1-phosphate guanyltransferase beta isoform X2, whose amino-acid sequence MSELLEKEMREQEQRLGIHISLSHEKEPLGTAGPLALARDLLTENSEPFFVLNSDVICDFPFTDMVRFHRHHGKEGTIVVTKVEEPSKYGVVVCDADTGRIHRFVEKPQVFVSNKINAGMYILNPSVLDRIQLRPTSIEKEIFPVMAEQGQLYAMELQGFWMDIGQPKDFLTGMCMYLQSLRLKQPERLHSGQGFMGNVLVDPTAKIGSNCSIGPNVTIGAGVVVEDGVRIKRCTVLKGSRIRSHSWLESCIVGWSSSVGQWVRMENVTVLGEDVIVNDELYLNGANVLPHKSIAESVPEPRIIM is encoded by the exons ATGTCGGAGCTTTTGGAGAAGGAGATGAGAGAACAAGAGCAAAGG tTGGGCATTCACATTTCCCTGTCGCATGAGAAGGAACCACTGGGCACAG CTGGCCCTCTGGCACTAGCCCGGGATTTGTTGACTGAGAACTCTGAGCCTTTTTTTGTGCTCAACAGTGATGTGATCTGTGACTTCCCATTCACAGACATGGTGCGCTTCCACAGGCACCATGGAAAAGAGGGCACCATTGTG GTGACAAAagtggaggagccttctaaatatggtgtagtggtgtgtGATGCAGATACTGGGCGCATACACCGCTTTGTTGAGAAACCCCAGGTTTTTGTCTCCAACAAGATCAACGCTGGCATGTACATCTTAAATCCAAGTGTGCTAGATCGAATCCAG CTACGGCCCACCTCAATTGAAAAAGAAATCTTCCCAGTGATGGCAGAGCAAGGCCAACTGTATGCCATGGAACTCCAGG GGTTCTGGATGGATATCGGGCAGCCGAAAGACTTCCTGACTGGCATGTGCATGTATCTACAGTCTCTCCGGCTGAAGCAGCCCGAGAGGTTGCATTCAGGACAAGGATTTATGGGGAATGTACTAGTG GACCCAACTGCCAAGATTGGCTCAAACTGCAGCATCGGTCCCAATGTCACCATTGGGGCAGGTGTGGTGGTAGAGGATGGTGTTCGGATCAAGCGTTGCACTGTTCTGAAGGGGTCACGCATCCGTTCCCATTCCTGGCTTGAATCATGTATTGTTGGCTGGAGCTCTTCTGTAGGCCAGTGG GTACGGATGGAGAATGTGACAGTGCTGGGAGAGGACGTCATTGTAAATGATGAACTCTACCTCAATGGTGCCAATGTGTTGCCTCACAAATCTATTGCTGAGTCAGTACCAGAACCACGTATCATCATGTAG
- the GMPPB gene encoding mannose-1-phosphate guanyltransferase beta isoform X1 produces MKALILVGGYGTRLRPLTLSIPKPLVEFCNKPILLHQVEALVKAGVDHVILAVSYMSELLEKEMREQEQRLGIHISLSHEKEPLGTAGPLALARDLLTENSEPFFVLNSDVICDFPFTDMVRFHRHHGKEGTIVVTKVEEPSKYGVVVCDADTGRIHRFVEKPQVFVSNKINAGMYILNPSVLDRIQLRPTSIEKEIFPVMAEQGQLYAMELQGFWMDIGQPKDFLTGMCMYLQSLRLKQPERLHSGQGFMGNVLVDPTAKIGSNCSIGPNVTIGAGVVVEDGVRIKRCTVLKGSRIRSHSWLESCIVGWSSSVGQWVRMENVTVLGEDVIVNDELYLNGANVLPHKSIAESVPEPRIIM; encoded by the exons ATGAAGGCGCTGATCCTGGTGGGGGGCTACGGGACGCGGCTGCGGCCCCTCACCCTCAGCATCCCCAAGCCCCTGGTGGAGTTCTGCAACAAGCCCATCCTCCTGCACCAGGTCGAGGCCCTCGTCAAG GCAGGGGTGGACCATGTCATCCTCGCTGTCAGCTACATGTCGGAGCTTTTGGAGAAGGAGATGAGAGAACAAGAGCAAAGG tTGGGCATTCACATTTCCCTGTCGCATGAGAAGGAACCACTGGGCACAG CTGGCCCTCTGGCACTAGCCCGGGATTTGTTGACTGAGAACTCTGAGCCTTTTTTTGTGCTCAACAGTGATGTGATCTGTGACTTCCCATTCACAGACATGGTGCGCTTCCACAGGCACCATGGAAAAGAGGGCACCATTGTG GTGACAAAagtggaggagccttctaaatatggtgtagtggtgtgtGATGCAGATACTGGGCGCATACACCGCTTTGTTGAGAAACCCCAGGTTTTTGTCTCCAACAAGATCAACGCTGGCATGTACATCTTAAATCCAAGTGTGCTAGATCGAATCCAG CTACGGCCCACCTCAATTGAAAAAGAAATCTTCCCAGTGATGGCAGAGCAAGGCCAACTGTATGCCATGGAACTCCAGG GGTTCTGGATGGATATCGGGCAGCCGAAAGACTTCCTGACTGGCATGTGCATGTATCTACAGTCTCTCCGGCTGAAGCAGCCCGAGAGGTTGCATTCAGGACAAGGATTTATGGGGAATGTACTAGTG GACCCAACTGCCAAGATTGGCTCAAACTGCAGCATCGGTCCCAATGTCACCATTGGGGCAGGTGTGGTGGTAGAGGATGGTGTTCGGATCAAGCGTTGCACTGTTCTGAAGGGGTCACGCATCCGTTCCCATTCCTGGCTTGAATCATGTATTGTTGGCTGGAGCTCTTCTGTAGGCCAGTGG GTACGGATGGAGAATGTGACAGTGCTGGGAGAGGACGTCATTGTAAATGATGAACTCTACCTCAATGGTGCCAATGTGTTGCCTCACAAATCTATTGCTGAGTCAGTACCAGAACCACGTATCATCATGTAG